The DNA segment GAAATCAAAACGCCTTCGCTCCGCTGCGATTAAGACTGAGCTATCAATGACTATTCCCATGCCGCGGGTTTAGGAGCCGACTGGGTTTTTCGATCAATCTCCAAATCCTGAGCGAGCCCTTCGGCTTCTTCAACAGTAAGGTGAAAACAAGCGGGCCAAAGAGCCGCAAGCTCGGCGCCATTTTTTGCCTTGGATGAACCACTTGGAATTGGACGTTTTACCAGCCAATCGCGCAATCGTGCCTGGTCAACTGGAGACAACTGTTGAATCGCCTCTTCGATTTCTGTGATGCTGCTCATCTTGACAAAAAGATAGCAAAAATGGCGCTAAAAAACAAGTTCCATTACGCCATCCAGTCGAGAATCAATTTGACCGTGCGCCTTCAATGAACTATGGGTATTCCCGTGATTCGCAATCTAAATCTGGACCTGCTGCTAAACGTGCTGCTTGGCCGCGCGGCGGGCGGGTTCTGATTACGTCACTCGATTTCCTGAACCCCACTGCCAAAACCGGCGGTGGGGTTTTTGTTTTTGCCAAAACGGGACGCCTCCGCCATAACTAAAACCGACCATGCTCAAAGACCCGTCAAAAAAGTATCGCCCGTTTCCGCCGATCCACTTGCCTGACCGCCAGTGGCCGAACCGCACACTCACCCGCGCGCCGCGCTGGTGCAGTGTGGATTTGCGCGATGGCAACCAGGCGCTCGCCGTGCCGATGAACGTCAGCCAGAAACTCGAGTTGTTCCACGCGCTCGTGAAGTGCGGCTTCAAGGAAATCGAAGTCGGCTTTCCCTCGGCGTCGAACACGGAGTTCGCCTTCAATCGCCGGTTGATCGAGGAGAACCGCGCGCCGGACGATGTATGGTTGCAGGTGCTCGTGCAGGCGCGCGAGGATTTGATCGAGCGCACGGTGGAATCGCTGGTCGGCGCGAAAAAGGTCATCATCCATTTGTATAATTCGACTTCGCCCGCGCAACGGCGAGTGGTGTTCGGCATGTCGAAAGAGCAGATCATCCAAGTGGCCGTGCGCGGTGCGCAATGGATCAAGGACCGTTTGCCGCGGCTCGCGGGCACGGAGGTGATGCTGCAATATTCGCCCGAGAGTTTCAGCCTGACGGAGGTTGAATTCGCGCGCGAAATTTCCGAGGCCGTGCAAGCCGTGTGGCAACCCACGCCGCAACGAAAAATGATTTTGAATTTGCCGGACACGGTCGAAGTGGCGATGCCGAATGTCTATGCCGACCAGATCGAATGGATGTGCCGCAACTTAAAAAATCGCGAGTCGGTCATCGTGAGCTTGCACACGCACAATGATCGTTTCACCGGCGTGGCCGCGACGGAACTGGGTTTGCTCGCGGGCGCGGAACGGGTTGAGGGCACGCTGTTCGGTAACGGCGAACGCACGGGGAATCTTGATCTTGTGACCGTCGCGTTGAACCTTTACATGCACGGCATCAGTCCGGGTCTCGATTTCAGCAACCTCAACGAATTGCGAAAAGTTTATGAGCGCTGCACCGGCATGACGGTGCCCGAGCGGCAGCCGTACGCGGGCGAATTGGTTTTCACGGCGTTCAGCGGCTCGCATCAGGACGCGATTCGCAAAGGCCTGGCCGAGTGGGAGAAGACGGGACGCGAACATTGGGACGTGCCGTATCTCACGATTGATCCGGCGGACATCGGCCGCGAGTATCACGAGGTCATTCGCGTGAACAGCCAGTCGGGCAAGGGCGGCGTGGCTTATCTTTTGGAGAATGAATTTGGCATTGCCTTGCCGAAGGAGATGCAGCGTGAGTTCGGGCCGATTGCGAACGATGCCGTGGACCGCCTGGGCCGCGAAGTGCGTGGCGCGGAACTCAAGGAAATGTTTTGGCGCGAATACATCGAGCGCACGCAGCCGTGGAAATTAGTGGGCTTTGAAACCGAGAGCCGCGACGGCGTGGTGCGCTGCCGCGCGCATTTGTCACGCGACGGCAAAACTGTTGAGTTCGCGGGCGAAGGCAACGGCCCGCTCGCCGCGCTGGTGCATGGTTTCAGCCAGGCAGGCGTGCCGCGTTTTGAAATCACGCAATACAGCGAGCATGCGATTGGCGAGGGCGAGAGTGCAACGGCGATTGCCTATATCCAGATCAAGCACGATGACAAGCGCACGCGCTGGGGCGCGGGTGTGGATACGAATATCGAACTCGCATCGGTGCGCGCGGTGTTGAGCGCGCTGAACCGGAGTTGAACCGACAGTTTTTTACGCCATGCGGCGGTGAGCCAAATCATCGCCGCATTTTTTTGCGACATTATTTTCGTTTGCTGCCGAGGTCTTCGATGTGGCGGATGACGAGGGCAGTCCAACCGGTTTGATGGTTCGCGCCGAGGCCTTTGCCGGTGTCGCCGTGAAAATATTCATGGAACTGCACGAGATTTTTCCAGTGCGGATCGGTCGCAAAACGGGAATCGCCGTTGAAGCATGGGCGGTTTCCGGTTTGGTCTGGAATGAATATTTTTGCCAAGCGCGAAGCGAGTTCGTGCGCGGCTTCTTTCAAGGTCATCATCTTGCCGGAACCCGTGGGACACTCGACTTTGAAATCATTGCCGTAATAACGGTGATAGCGTTCGAGGGCTTCGACGACGAGATAGTTGATTGGAAACCAGATCGGCCCGCGCCAGTTGGAATTGCCGCCGAAGAGACCGGTGGTGGATTCGCCCGGCTCGTAGTCCACGCGATGCTGCGCGCCGCCGGCCTCAAAGATGTACGGATGTTCCTTGTGAAATTTCGAGACGGAACGGATACCGTGCGGTGAGAAAAATTCGTTTTCATCGAACACATACTTGAGCATGCGCCGCAAGCGGTCTTTCGACGGTATCGCCAAAAGCAAGTCT comes from the Verrucomicrobiia bacterium genome and includes:
- the leuA gene encoding 2-isopropylmalate synthase; protein product: MLKDPSKKYRPFPPIHLPDRQWPNRTLTRAPRWCSVDLRDGNQALAVPMNVSQKLELFHALVKCGFKEIEVGFPSASNTEFAFNRRLIEENRAPDDVWLQVLVQAREDLIERTVESLVGAKKVIIHLYNSTSPAQRRVVFGMSKEQIIQVAVRGAQWIKDRLPRLAGTEVMLQYSPESFSLTEVEFAREISEAVQAVWQPTPQRKMILNLPDTVEVAMPNVYADQIEWMCRNLKNRESVIVSLHTHNDRFTGVAATELGLLAGAERVEGTLFGNGERTGNLDLVTVALNLYMHGISPGLDFSNLNELRKVYERCTGMTVPERQPYAGELVFTAFSGSHQDAIRKGLAEWEKTGREHWDVPYLTIDPADIGREYHEVIRVNSQSGKGGVAYLLENEFGIALPKEMQREFGPIANDAVDRLGREVRGAELKEMFWREYIERTQPWKLVGFETESRDGVVRCRAHLSRDGKTVEFAGEGNGPLAALVHGFSQAGVPRFEITQYSEHAIGEGESATAIAYIQIKHDDKRTRWGAGVDTNIELASVRAVLSALNRS